ACGGGAGCCCCTCGCCGCGGAACGAGAGCGATCGCCGATAAAGACTGGTGGGCACGATTCGAGTCCGAGCATCCTCATCCCGGAGTGGGGACGACCATGAGCACCGAGGGCGCGATGCCTGATGATACCGCGGTCGGACCGGTCGAGAGCTCGAATCGGCCGACGGCCGACGGCAACTCGACGCAGGCGGCTCCGTCGTCGGTCCAGGAGGCTCGCCCGGCCCGGGGGCAGGGCGATTGCGCCATGATGGGTGATTTGCGAAGATCTTGACGATCGGCCTACGGCGGCCGGGCGGGGGCTCGGTTGCGGGAGGCCGACGGCCGAGGTCCTCGATCATGTCGCAGCCGTCTCCCGAGTCCGATCTCGACTCTCCGTCGATCCGCCTTCAGGACCACTTCGCGAGCCTGACCGACCCGCGTCGTCGCAAGGTCACGTATCCGCTGGCCAACATCGTGACCATCGCGGTCTGCGCGGTGATCTGCGGGGCCGACGACTTCGTCGCCATCGCCACCTGGGGGCGGCTGAAGCGGGACTGGCTGGCGACGATCCTCGACCTCTCGGCCGGGATTCCGTCGCACGACCGCTTCAACGCGATCTTCCAGGTCCTGGACCCCGGAGCCTTCGAGAAGTGCCTGCTGAGCTGGATCTCCGAGCTTCACGAGGCCACCGCCGGCCAGGTCGTGGCGATCGACGGCAAGACGTTGCGCGGCAGCTTCGACCGGGCGTCGGGCAAGTCGGCGATCCACATGGTGTCGGCCTGGGCGACGGCGAACCGGCTCAGCCTCGGGCAGGTCGTCGTCGAGGAGAAGTCGAACGAGATCCCGGCGATCCCGGCGTTGCTGAAGCTGCTGGAGCTGAAGGGCTGCCTGGTGACGATCGACGCGATGGGCTGCCAGACGGCGATCGCCGAAGCGGTCCTGGCTCGCGAGGCCGACTACGTCCTGGCGGTGAAGGACAACCAACCGACGCTGCGTCGGGCGATCGAAGACTTCTTCACGAGTCAGATGGAGGACGACTTCGCGAAGGTCGAGGTGGGCCGGTTCGAGACGAGGGAGACGGCCCACGGCCGCGTCGAACACAGGGCCTACTACATCTGCGACGCGCCGGCCGACCTCGCCGACCGTGAACGTTGGAAGGGCCTGGCGGCGATCGGCGTCGCGATCAACATATCCACCCGCGACGGCAGGTCGAGCGAC
The DNA window shown above is from Paludisphaera mucosa and carries:
- a CDS encoding ISAs1 family transposase, coding for MSQPSPESDLDSPSIRLQDHFASLTDPRRRKVTYPLANIVTIAVCAVICGADDFVAIATWGRLKRDWLATILDLSAGIPSHDRFNAIFQVLDPGAFEKCLLSWISELHEATAGQVVAIDGKTLRGSFDRASGKSAIHMVSAWATANRLSLGQVVVEEKSNEIPAIPALLKLLELKGCLVTIDAMGCQTAIAEAVLAREADYVLAVKDNQPTLRRAIEDFFTSQMEDDFAKVEVGRFETRETAHGRVEHRAYYICDAPADLADRERWKGLAAIGVAINISTRDGRSSDAVRYYILSRRPDARAFADAVRGHWTIENSLHWQLDVTFGEDACRVRTGLADANLSVVRRAALGLLKNEKSEKIGVKNKRLAAACNTRYMEKVLAGS